AGAGGAATTTGCAAAGATTAAAAGTAGTACTGTATTGACTGTGTGATGAAATGTTGCCATTTTGGCAAAAAAATGGATATTCTCCCTTTTTTGCTGAACTCGTGAACTTGCGAGTTCACCCGAGTTGATTAGAAAACGAGTTTACATGCAATGTAAATCAATTTAGTCACGTAGGATTGCAAACTCGTACAATTTTATGAGTTAAAACTAGAGTTTAACAAGGTTATGGAAGAATGTACTCTGTTGTTCTTTGTAATAGAACCTCAAAGTACACTTATTGACGCTTTTACACCTCTATTTTTCTCCGTTGCACTTTTCCACCGATACTTAGCCAAACAACTTTATtgtaaaatataaattgaaGCAGGAATTTCCCTTCTATGGACTGCTATGTTAGCAAACATATGGATGTTTAGTCTTTCATTTACTGTTCGGTGATTCTGTTGGCATTCTTTGTGGGGTGTCTTCTCAGGCTTTCTTAAATTGTTTTGTTGGGTACCGGGGCAGCTTGTGATGCAACTTAATGAAGTTCTGGTTTTTGATATTTGTGTCAATGGTTAAGATATAAATTGTATGCTTGACTATGCTTGACTAGTAGAAAGAAAAACAGTTTGGAAGTATTCTTCAGTCATTTCTTGAAAATTTCTCTAATTGATGTCATGGATGTGCAGGGCAAGTAATTAAAGGATGGGATGAAGGTATTAAAACCATGAAGAAAGGTGAAAATGCACTTTTCACCATACCTCCTGAGCTAGCTTATGGTGAAAGTGGTTCCCCTCCAACAATTCCTCCTAATGCAACACTCCAATTTGATGTTGAGCTTCTGTCTTGGACTAGTTTGAAGGATATAAGCAAGGATGGCGGGATATATAAGAAGATATTGACTGAGGGGGAGAAATGGGAGAACCCCAAGGATCTTGATGAAGTATTGGGTATATATACACTTCCCATATAGTTCTTTTTATTTGATTCCTCCTGCATTAGTTGGCTCAGTCTTAACTATTTATTGTACTCACTGGTAATGCAGTTAAGTATGAGGTTCATCTGGAAGATGGAAAGCTTGTTGCAAAGTCTGATGGAGTGGAATTCACTGTCAGAGAGGGTCAATGCCTATAAACTTTGTTAGTAAACATTTGTTATCTTCTTTGTCGGTGTCTTAAGTTAATTTTTAATTCATGATAGGTCATTATTGTCCTGCGTTGTCAAAGGCTGTTAAAACCATGAAGAAGGGAGAGAAAGTGATTTTGAAAGTAAAGCCACAATGTAAGTTGTCTACGGAATGCTTTGGTGATATGTAATGACTAATATACTCTATGCTCTTTCCTTTATCCATTTCCTTGTTGGGTCATAGATGGATTTGGTGTGAAGGGGCAGCCAGCACATGGTGATGAAGGTGCAGTTCCACCAAATGCAACATTGCAGATTACGCTCGAGTTAGTCTCTTGGAAGACTGTGTCAGAAGTAACTGGTGACAAGATCATAAAGAAGATCCTCAAGGATGGAGAAGGATTTGAGCGTCCAAATGAGGGGGCCATAGTGAAATGTGATTAATAATTTTGTGAATGACCATTATTGcttttatttctatgtttaGTACATTTTTGTTGATAATTTCTTTATCATTTTGCATCTTCTAGTGAAACTAATTGGTAAGCTGCAAGATGGTACTGTCTTTTTGAAAAAGGGCCATGATGAAGAAGAGCTGTTTGAATTCAAGACAGATGAGGGTAAGTTGAAGCATGCCTATGTTTTACCCCATTCCTCGACATCcactcttatttatttatctatctgtttttatttttatttttgggggGTTGTGTATGTGAATGTCTGAAACAGAGCAAGTCATCGATGGTCTTGATAGAGCTGTAATGACTATGAAGAAGAGTGAGGTAGCATTGTTGACTATTGCACCCGAGTATGCTTTTGGTATATCAGAGTCCCAGCAGGAGTTGGCTGTGATACCTCCTAATTCAACTGTGTATTATGAAGTTGAACTAGTGTCATTTGAGAAGGTTAGTTAAGAACTGAGTGATGAATTGAAGCTGTGCTTTAATAgttaatgttttatttttgttggaaAGTATTTTCGAATTTGTTATTAAAAAGACCTAGCATCTTGTTTGGGACTTACTTCTATCTCAACCAAGtcgta
This is a stretch of genomic DNA from Lotus japonicus ecotype B-129 chromosome 1, LjGifu_v1.2. It encodes these proteins:
- the LOC130729398 gene encoding peptidyl-prolyl cis-trans isomerase FKBP62-like produces the protein MEEVMDIPPMEAMNEDFDLPEDKVGEEREIGNSGLRKKLLKEGQGWETPEVGDEVQVHYTGTLLDGSKFDSSRDRDAPFSFTLGQGQVIKGWDEGIKTMKKGENALFTIPPELAYGESGSPPTIPPNATLQFDVELLSWTSLKDISKDGGIYKKILTEGEKWENPKDLDEVLVKYEVHLEDGKLVAKSDGVEFTVREGHYCPALSKAVKTMKKGEKVILKVKPQYGFGVKGQPAHGDEGAVPPNATLQITLELVSWKTVSEVTGDKIIKKILKDGEGFERPNEGAIVKLKLIGKLQDGTVFLKKGHDEEELFEFKTDEEQVIDGLDRAVMTMKKSEVALLTIAPEYAFGISESQQELAVIPPNSTVYYEVELVSFEKEKESWDLNTQEKIEAAGKKKEEGNVLFKAGKYARASKRYDKAVKYVEYDTSFSEEEKKQSKTLKVACNLNNAACKLKLNDFIEAEKLCTRVLNLESTNVKALYRRAEALMQLADLDLAELDIKKALEVDPDNREVKLQYKTLKEKVKEFNKKEARFYGNMLNKFTKAGS